The Thermostichus vulcanus str. 'Rupite' genome includes the window CCCTGGGGATCCCTGCTGCGGGTGGTACTGGCTTTGGTGATGCTCTCCATGGGCACAACCCTGTTGATGCTTTACTTGGTGTCCCTACCCTCACCGGAGCTGGCGGAGTCGATGCTGCATTCACTGGGGGAAGATGCCAGTGGAACGGCTTGGCCGCCAGTGTATCAGGGATTGCGCTGGCTCTCGATTGTAGCGGTGGCGCCGGTAACTGAAGAATGGCTGTTTCGCGGCATTTTGCTGCACCGTTGGGGCCTCAAGTGGGGGATCCCCAAGGGTCTATTGGCGTCTTCCGTTTTGTTCGGGCTGTTGCATCCCAACCCGATCGGGCTGACGGTATTTGGCTTGGTGATGGGCTTGTTTTATTTGCAGACCCGCTCCTTGACTTTGCCCATCCTGGCCCATGTCTTGAACAATATCCTGGCTTTAACGCTGGGATCCCTGGGGGGAGAAGGGGCTGAGCCAAGCAACCCCATTGGCATTTTTTACCTGTACTACGGCCTGTTCTGTCTGATTTTGGCTGGACTGATTTTGGTGCCCTTTATCCGGTTTCATTGGCCAGGACGCGGCGCTCAGCTGCCCTATTTTCTCAACGGCTGAATACAGCTCTTGCGCGGGTTTCTGACCGAAAAATCGGGGAGCGTGAGGGGTGCGACACAAGCCCCCTGCCTTGTTGCTACGCAACGCTTACGCGACTAGGCACGGGGAGAATGTCAAAACAGTCAACAATACTTGTGTCCTTACTTGTGTCCTTGAACTTCAAGGTTGAGGATCTGCGGGGTATGTATGCGGTGTTCCTTCCGGAGCAGGTGGCTGTTAGCCCGGAAGCGGATCCTTAATTTCCCCCACCCGGCGCTGTAAAACACCCTCCCGTAAACGAGACCTGCTGCCCTCA containing:
- a CDS encoding CPBP family intramembrane glutamic endopeptidase; the encoded protein is MSGSLLLPPPQDSTRFEVLKARHLLLAFLLINLMVGLGVVLLARVLSLQADDPLLAYVVYSLTFIFTCGWSWQRGRQANLRMGQLWGNWRAPVPWGSLLRVVLALVMLSMGTTLLMLYLVSLPSPELAESMLHSLGEDASGTAWPPVYQGLRWLSIVAVAPVTEEWLFRGILLHRWGLKWGIPKGLLASSVLFGLLHPNPIGLTVFGLVMGLFYLQTRSLTLPILAHVLNNILALTLGSLGGEGAEPSNPIGIFYLYYGLFCLILAGLILVPFIRFHWPGRGAQLPYFLNG